The Microbacterium sp. SORGH_AS_0862 region CATCGACGAAGTCCTCGGTGTTCTGCGATTGTACAGCCGACTTGTCCACCCACTCGCGACCGGGCCGGTACGGCGATGCCTCCAGACCCGTGTGACGCACCTTCTGCACGACCAGGATGACGAGTCCCAGGATGACGCCGACGATGGCGGCCCACACGTTCGAGCGCAGCCCGAGGAACACCTCGCTCGGGTCGATGCGGATGTTCTCCCAGACGATTCGGCCCGCCGAGTACCAGACGAGGTAGAGACCGAACTGACGACCCCACTGGAGCGTGAAGCGCTTGCCGGCCCACAGGATCACGGCCGCGCCCAGAAGATTCCAGATCACCTCGTAGAGGAAGGTCGGCTGGAAAAGCGTCCCTTCTGGCAGTCCCACGGGGATCGCGTCGTTCGGCCGGGCGATCTCCAGCCCCCACCACCCGTCGGTCGGCTGACCGAACAGCTCCTGGTTGAAGTAGTTGCCGAAACGGCCCATCGCCTGGGCGATGATGAGCCCAGGAGCGAGGGCGTCGGCGAAGCTCCAGAACCGGATACCCGTCCAGCGACAGCCGATCAGCGCGCCGATCGCACCGCCGATGAGGGCGCCGTAGATCGCGATGCCGCCCTCCCAGATGGCCCACACGGAACCCTGCTCGAAGGGGTTCCACGTGTTCTTGCCGTCACCGAAGTAGAACCCCGGGTGCGTGAGCACGTGGAAGGCTCTGGCGCCGATGAGGGCGAGAGGAATCGCGAACAGTGCGATGTCCACGACGACCCAGGGCTCGCCACCGCGCTTGGTCAGGCGCCGGTTGGTGAGGATCGTGGCCACGACGATGCCGGCGATGATGCACAGCGCGTAGAAGCGGATCTCCGGACCGCCCGGCCACAGGTCGAAGTGGTTGATCGGAGGGCTCGGGATGCTGGCGAGCACGCCTGCGGGCGCGCTCGTGAGGGCGAACGTCATGACGACGAGTCTAAAGGCGTCGATGGTGCGCTCGTGCGCGCTCAGGCATACCTGTCGAAGCGCGCGCCCTCGGGTCGGGAACGCTCGATCGTGAACACCAGCAGGACGATCGCCCCGATCAGCGGGATCAGCAGGATGAAGAACCAGAGCCCGCTGCGATCGGTGTCGTGCAGACGGCGCCAGGTCAGGGCGAGACCGGGCAGGAGGGTGAGCAGGGAGTAGAGCGTGGCGATGGCCCCGATCACCGTCGTCACGCCGGCGTCAGACTGTGCGCCGTTCCACACCACGTAGGGTGCGGGCCACGCCGCGAAGGTCAGCGGCTCGCCGGCGGCGGTCGAGACGATCTGGAATCCGATCCCGACCAGGGCGTTCGTCAGCACCCACCACCAGAACTCGCTGCGGCTCGCCCTGCCCGCGAACGTCGCGTACTTCAGGAAGTAACGCGCGATCGCCTGCGCCCAGGACGCTCCGTAGAGCGGCGACGACAGGGGGATCACGGAGGAGCTCACCTCGGCGACGCTACGCGAACCGAGCCTTCCTCGCGAGCCGGGCTCAGCGACGCGTGCCGTCAGCGAGGGCGCGGGCGGTGCGCCCCAGCTCCTCGAGTCCGCCGTCACGGAGCGCGCGCACCAGGGCCGTTCCCACGATCGCGCCGTCGGCGTACTCCAGGACGCCGGAGACCTGTTCCGCGTTCGAGATTCCGATGCCGACCGCGGCGTGCTCTACGCCCTTCTCGCGCAGTCGCGCCACGAGCGTGCGTGCGGCCGCATCCAGCTCGGCGCGCTCCCCGGTGATCCCCATCGTCGAGACCGTGTAGACGAATCCCGTCGAGTTCTGCACGACGAGCTCGAGCCGCTCGTCGCTCGAAGTGGGTGCGGCGAGGAAGATGCGGTCGAGTCCCGTCCGCTCGCTCGCGGCGATCCATTCGGCAGCCGCCTCCGGAGTGATGTCGGGGGTGATGAGCCCGGCTCCCCCGGCCGCGAGCAGGTCGTCGGCGTATCGATCGACGCCGTACTGGAAAACGGGGTTCCAGTACGTCATCACGACGACCGGAACGTCGACGCGGCTCGTGATCTCCTTGATCGCCGGGAACAGGTCGCGCAGTCGGAAGCCTGCGGCCAGCGCGGCTTGCGTCGCCTCCTGGATGACCAGGCCGTCCATCACGGGATCGGAGTACGGCGGGCCGAGCTCGATGATGTCCGCGCCGTTCTCGGCGAGCATGACCGCCGCCTCGATGCTGGTGGCGATGTCGGGGAAACCGAGCGGGAGGTACCCGACGAACGCTCCCCGTCCCTCGGCGTGGGCGGCCTCGATGGCCGCTGCGACGCGTGAGCTCACAGCTCGGTCCCCTCTCCTCGTGCCTCGTCGGACGACGGCGGGACATCGACCGGCGACCCCTCCTCGCCTGCGGCGTCGTAAAGGTCGAAGTAGCGGGCGGCGGTGTCCATGTCCTTGTCACCGCGACCGGACAGGTTGATGGCGATGACCGCGTCGGGGCCCAGCTCCTTGCCGATGCGCAGCGCGCCCGCCAGCGCATGCGCCGACTCGATGGCGGGGATGATGCCCTCGGTGCGCGAGAGCAGACGCAGAGCCTGCATGGCCTCGTCGTCGGTCGCCGGGATGTAGGACGCACGCCCGATGTCGGCCAGCCACGCGTGCTCGGGGCCGACACCCGGGTAGTCCAGGCCCGCGGAGATCGAGTGGGACTCGACGGTCTGGCCGTCCTCGTCCTGGAGCACATAGGTCTTCGCGCCGTGCAGGATGCCCGCACGACCGCGTTCGATGGAGGCCGCGTGCTTCGGGGTGTCGACCCCGTCACCCGCCGCTTCGACGCCGTAGAGCGCGACCGACTCGTCGTCGAGGAACGCGTCGAACATGCCGATCGCGTTCGAGCCGCCCCCGACGCACGCGAACACGGCGTCGGGAAGCCGGCCCACCTGATCGAGGAGCTGTGCGCGAGCTTCCTCGCCGATGACCTTCTGGAAGTCGCGCACGAGGGCGGGGAACGGATGCGGCCCCGCTGCGGTACCGAAGATGTAGTTCGTCGTCTCGACGCTCGCCACCCAGTCGCGATACGCCTCGTTGATGGCGTCCTTGAGAGTGCGCGAGCCCGTCGTGACCGGGATGACCTCGGCGCCCAGCAGCCGCATCCGCGCGACGTTCAGAGCCTGCCGCTCGGTGTCGACTTCGCCCATGTAGATCGTGCACTCGAATCCGAACAGCGCCGCAGCGGTCGCGGTCGCGACGCCGTGCTGCCCGGCGCCCGTTTCCGCGATGACGCGCGTCTTTCCCAGGCGCTTGGTGAGCAGGGCCTGTCCGAGAACGTTGTTGATCTTGTGCGAGCCGGTGTGGTTGAGGTCCTCGCGCTTGAGGAACACGCGTCCG contains the following coding sequences:
- the lgt gene encoding prolipoprotein diacylglyceryl transferase, whose product is MTFALTSAPAGVLASIPSPPINHFDLWPGGPEIRFYALCIIAGIVVATILTNRRLTKRGGEPWVVVDIALFAIPLALIGARAFHVLTHPGFYFGDGKNTWNPFEQGSVWAIWEGGIAIYGALIGGAIGALIGCRWTGIRFWSFADALAPGLIIAQAMGRFGNYFNQELFGQPTDGWWGLEIARPNDAIPVGLPEGTLFQPTFLYEVIWNLLGAAVILWAGKRFTLQWGRQFGLYLVWYSAGRIVWENIRIDPSEVFLGLRSNVWAAIVGVILGLVILVVQKVRHTGLEASPYRPGREWVDKSAVQSQNTEDFVDVSAPPADETITTGSATSTAAK
- the trpA gene encoding tryptophan synthase subunit alpha, translated to MSSRVAAAIEAAHAEGRGAFVGYLPLGFPDIATSIEAAVMLAENGADIIELGPPYSDPVMDGLVIQEATQAALAAGFRLRDLFPAIKEITSRVDVPVVVMTYWNPVFQYGVDRYADDLLAAGGAGLITPDITPEAAAEWIAASERTGLDRIFLAAPTSSDERLELVVQNSTGFVYTVSTMGITGERAELDAAARTLVARLREKGVEHAAVGIGISNAEQVSGVLEYADGAIVGTALVRALRDGGLEELGRTARALADGTRR
- a CDS encoding DUF805 domain-containing protein, translating into MSSSVIPLSSPLYGASWAQAIARYFLKYATFAGRASRSEFWWWVLTNALVGIGFQIVSTAAGEPLTFAAWPAPYVVWNGAQSDAGVTTVIGAIATLYSLLTLLPGLALTWRRLHDTDRSGLWFFILLIPLIGAIVLLVFTIERSRPEGARFDRYA
- the trpB gene encoding tryptophan synthase subunit beta codes for the protein MSLRDVKGPFFGQYGGRYMPESLIAAIDELTAVYESAIVDPAFQAEFAELLHSYAGRPSVLTEVPRFAAHAGGGRVFLKREDLNHTGSHKINNVLGQALLTKRLGKTRVIAETGAGQHGVATATAAALFGFECTIYMGEVDTERQALNVARMRLLGAEVIPVTTGSRTLKDAINEAYRDWVASVETTNYIFGTAAGPHPFPALVRDFQKVIGEEARAQLLDQVGRLPDAVFACVGGGSNAIGMFDAFLDDESVALYGVEAAGDGVDTPKHAASIERGRAGILHGAKTYVLQDEDGQTVESHSISAGLDYPGVGPEHAWLADIGRASYIPATDDEAMQALRLLSRTEGIIPAIESAHALAGALRIGKELGPDAVIAINLSGRGDKDMDTAARYFDLYDAAGEEGSPVDVPPSSDEARGEGTEL